From Alienimonas californiensis, a single genomic window includes:
- the mtnA gene encoding S-methyl-5-thioribose-1-phosphate isomerase codes for MSESSPPAAPPTLRWVGDALTGSLELLDQTRLPGEVVTLSCRTDEDVFGAIRRLSVRGAPAIGVSAAFGLLLGVRQALAPTPGPMKGDRAAFDAALAASAEKLAASRPTAVNLFWALARCRRALSAEPDLSPGDALVRLLEEAQAIEAEDRAMCAAIGRHGADLLPEPAGDGELGLLTHCNAGGLATAGDGTALAVLFEAHRRATDAGRRVRVYADETRPLLQGARLTAWELTRRGVPTTVLCDSAAASLLATGRVHAVVTGADRVAANGDAANKIGTFPLAVLAHRFHVPFYIAAPTSTFDRELASGKEIPIEQRDAAEVLNYGGLRTAADGAEAYNPAFDVTPADLIAALVTERGVIPSPTAEAVAAHLADA; via the coding sequence ATGTCCGAGTCTTCTCCCCCCGCCGCCCCCCCGACCCTGCGGTGGGTCGGCGACGCTCTGACAGGCTCGCTGGAACTGCTGGACCAGACCCGGCTGCCGGGGGAGGTCGTCACGCTCTCCTGCCGCACCGACGAAGATGTGTTCGGCGCCATCCGGCGCCTGAGCGTCCGCGGGGCGCCGGCCATCGGCGTGTCCGCGGCGTTCGGCCTGCTGCTCGGGGTGCGGCAGGCCCTCGCCCCGACGCCCGGTCCGATGAAGGGGGACCGGGCGGCGTTCGACGCCGCCCTCGCCGCCAGCGCCGAGAAGCTCGCCGCCAGCCGGCCGACCGCGGTGAACCTGTTCTGGGCGCTGGCCCGCTGCCGTCGGGCTCTCTCCGCCGAACCGGACCTCTCCCCGGGGGACGCCCTCGTCCGCCTGCTGGAGGAGGCCCAGGCCATCGAGGCGGAGGACCGGGCGATGTGCGCGGCGATCGGCCGCCACGGCGCCGACCTGCTGCCGGAGCCCGCCGGGGACGGGGAGTTGGGGCTGCTGACCCACTGCAACGCCGGCGGGTTGGCGACTGCCGGGGACGGCACGGCGCTGGCGGTGCTGTTCGAGGCCCACCGCCGGGCGACCGACGCCGGCCGCCGGGTGCGGGTCTACGCGGACGAAACCCGCCCGCTGCTCCAGGGCGCCCGCCTGACGGCGTGGGAACTGACCCGCCGCGGCGTGCCGACGACCGTGCTGTGCGACTCCGCCGCCGCCAGCCTGCTGGCGACCGGCCGGGTGCACGCGGTCGTCACCGGGGCGGACCGCGTGGCCGCCAACGGCGACGCCGCCAACAAGATCGGCACTTTCCCGCTGGCCGTGCTCGCGCACCGTTTCCACGTGCCGTTCTACATCGCCGCCCCGACGAGCACCTTCGACCGGGAGCTGGCCTCCGGCAAGGAAATTCCGATCGAACAGCGGGACGCCGCCGAGGTGCTGAACTACGGCGGCCTTCGCACCGCCGCCGACGGCGCCGAGGCCTACAACCCGGCCTTCGACGTCACCCCCGCCGACCTGATCGCGGCCCTCGTGACCGAACGCGGCGTGATCCCGTCCCCCACCGCGGAGGCGGTCGCGGCCCATTTGGCGGACGCCTGA
- a CDS encoding type IV pilus twitching motility protein PilT: protein MLAREWTESTFKQGAPLEIDRIFKAAIKLKASDIHLQVGRPPVLRIRGTLRELDQPPITEEGMIDLLFPMMDQRNLDIFHRDGGADFAKIMDLDGDSWRFRVNLLTQMGKTGMVARRIERFIPDFNNLNLPPVMESLCKFDQGMVLLAGVTGSGKSTTIASMLNWVNHNMRKHILTIEDPIEYIYEAEKCLINQREIGQDVIDFEVAMKHAVREDPDIMLVGELRDRETFETAIHAAETGHLVFGTIHASTAPSTIGRILDLFPQDMHAAIRSSMVFNMKAIVAQKLLPTILEGEDAPKRVPIVEIMTFNPTVRKLIMEEKDEKLAQAISLGKQEGMQKFNDSLQYFVEKDFISRAVAFEVSPNAEELKMALKGINVKGSSIL, encoded by the coding sequence GTGCTAGCCCGCGAGTGGACCGAATCGACCTTCAAGCAGGGCGCCCCGCTGGAGATTGACCGCATTTTTAAAGCGGCCATCAAGTTGAAGGCCAGCGACATTCACCTGCAGGTCGGTCGCCCCCCGGTGTTGCGCATCCGGGGCACGCTGCGGGAACTCGATCAGCCGCCCATCACGGAGGAGGGCATGATCGACCTGCTGTTCCCGATGATGGACCAGCGGAACCTCGATATTTTCCACCGGGACGGCGGGGCGGACTTCGCCAAGATCATGGACTTGGACGGGGACAGTTGGCGCTTCCGCGTGAACCTGCTCACCCAGATGGGCAAAACCGGCATGGTCGCCCGGCGGATCGAGCGATTCATTCCCGACTTCAATAATCTGAACCTTCCCCCGGTAATGGAGAGCCTTTGCAAGTTCGACCAGGGCATGGTCCTGCTGGCGGGCGTCACCGGGTCCGGTAAATCGACGACGATCGCGTCGATGTTGAACTGGGTGAACCACAATATGCGGAAGCATATTCTGACGATCGAAGACCCGATCGAATATATTTACGAGGCGGAGAAGTGCCTGATTAATCAGCGGGAGATCGGGCAGGACGTGATCGACTTCGAGGTCGCCATGAAGCACGCGGTGCGGGAAGACCCGGACATCATGCTGGTGGGCGAGTTGCGCGACCGCGAGACCTTCGAGACCGCCATTCACGCCGCGGAAACCGGCCACCTTGTGTTCGGCACGATCCACGCCAGCACGGCGCCGTCGACCATCGGCCGTATTCTCGACCTGTTCCCGCAGGACATGCACGCGGCGATCCGCAGTTCGATGGTCTTCAATATGAAGGCCATCGTCGCCCAGAAACTGCTGCCCACGATTCTCGAAGGCGAAGACGCCCCGAAGCGGGTGCCGATCGTGGAAATTATGACCTTCAACCCCACGGTGCGGAAACTCATCATGGAGGAGAAGGACGAGAAGTTGGCCCAGGCCATCAGCCTCGGCAAGCAGGAGGGCATGCAGAAATTCAACGACTCCCTGCAATATTTCGTGGAGAAGGACTTTATCTCCCGGGCCGTCGCCTTCGAGGTCAGCCCGAACGCCGAGGAACTCAAGATGGCTCTGAAGGGCATCAACGTGAAGGGCTCCTCGATCCTGTGA
- a CDS encoding rhamnogalacturonan lyase: MLWTTRRFALAALAALSVLPCVAPAVAQTPRDGSDPAAETTSDRGPTFAPLRQVERLDRGLVAIPQDGGGAFLSWRMLGRDPEAVRFRLSRTTGDGPETVLHDEPLRDTWFVDEDWDSAAETIWRVEAVGPGLEGDLGGTFRRPAGAALRPYLSVPLERPGDGVDRNGRPFGYTANDAAVADLDGDGDYEIVLRWEPTNTRGGGGGARPGGTGPVLIDALTLDGERLWRIDLGPNVAASAHIMQMTAYDLDGDDRGEVVLKTADGTVDGRGEVLGDPTADHRGRDGAILRGPEFLTVFDGRTGAALASTFFVPQRHPETDSPAGDQIWDVWGDDYGNRMDRFSACVAYLDGERPHLVTGRGYYSGRGGRGGRTCLAAWRWRDGRLEHVWTFDTLGRPDLAGYVGQGNHQVSVADLDGDGRDEIVLGACAIDDDGTGLYTTGLGHGDALHVTDMDPGRPGLEVFDIHEGEGHDAGMEFRAADGSAIWKKFPRRDVGRGVAFDVDPASPGFEFWSSGGPGVYDVHGDMIHPRKPRWTNMGLWWDGDLTRELLNGTIVDKWDPETGDEIRLVTGYREPYDGAANNGTKANPCLAADVLGDWREELILRSRDSSRLMIFVSTIPTPHRLRTLMHDPHYRVSVDWQNVGYNQSAHTGFYLGPGMPLPQPPFAVRYVR; this comes from the coding sequence ATGCTTTGGACGACCCGTCGCTTCGCCCTCGCCGCGCTTGCTGCACTCTCCGTCCTCCCGTGCGTCGCGCCGGCCGTCGCTCAGACGCCCCGGGACGGGAGCGATCCCGCTGCCGAGACGACGTCCGATCGCGGACCGACCTTCGCCCCCCTGCGTCAGGTCGAACGGCTGGACCGCGGGTTGGTCGCGATTCCTCAAGACGGCGGCGGCGCCTTTCTCAGTTGGCGGATGTTGGGCCGCGATCCGGAGGCGGTTCGCTTCCGCCTGTCTCGCACGACCGGCGACGGGCCGGAGACGGTCCTCCACGACGAACCGCTGCGAGACACCTGGTTCGTCGACGAGGATTGGGACTCGGCCGCAGAGACGATCTGGCGGGTGGAGGCCGTGGGGCCGGGGTTGGAGGGGGACCTCGGCGGGACGTTCCGTCGGCCGGCGGGGGCGGCGCTGCGGCCGTACCTCAGCGTGCCCCTCGAACGGCCGGGGGACGGGGTCGATCGAAACGGCCGACCGTTCGGCTACACGGCGAACGATGCCGCGGTCGCGGATCTGGACGGCGACGGCGACTACGAGATCGTGCTGCGGTGGGAGCCGACGAACACCCGCGGCGGCGGAGGCGGCGCCCGGCCCGGCGGGACCGGGCCGGTGCTGATCGACGCCCTCACCCTCGACGGCGAACGCCTGTGGCGGATCGATCTGGGGCCGAACGTCGCCGCCTCCGCCCACATCATGCAGATGACGGCCTACGACCTCGACGGCGACGACCGCGGCGAAGTCGTGTTGAAAACCGCCGACGGGACAGTCGACGGCCGGGGGGAAGTTCTCGGCGACCCGACCGCCGACCACCGCGGCCGGGACGGTGCGATCCTCCGCGGGCCGGAGTTCCTGACGGTCTTCGACGGTCGCACCGGGGCGGCCCTCGCTTCGACGTTCTTCGTCCCGCAACGCCACCCGGAGACCGACAGCCCCGCCGGCGATCAGATCTGGGACGTGTGGGGCGACGACTACGGGAACCGGATGGACCGCTTCTCCGCCTGCGTCGCCTATCTGGACGGGGAGCGCCCGCACCTCGTCACCGGCCGCGGGTACTACAGCGGTCGCGGCGGCCGCGGCGGGCGGACCTGTCTGGCCGCCTGGCGGTGGCGGGACGGGCGGCTGGAGCACGTCTGGACCTTCGACACCCTCGGCCGCCCGGACCTCGCCGGGTACGTGGGGCAGGGCAATCATCAGGTCTCCGTCGCCGATCTGGACGGCGACGGCCGCGACGAGATCGTCCTCGGCGCCTGCGCGATCGACGACGACGGGACCGGCCTCTACACCACCGGCCTGGGCCACGGTGACGCCCTGCACGTGACCGATATGGACCCGGGCCGCCCGGGGCTGGAGGTGTTCGACATTCACGAGGGCGAAGGCCACGACGCCGGCATGGAGTTCCGGGCCGCGGACGGCTCGGCGATCTGGAAGAAGTTCCCCCGCCGGGACGTCGGCCGCGGCGTCGCCTTCGACGTCGACCCCGCCTCCCCCGGCTTCGAGTTCTGGAGCTCCGGCGGCCCGGGCGTGTACGACGTCCACGGCGACATGATTCATCCCCGCAAACCTCGCTGGACGAACATGGGCCTCTGGTGGGACGGCGATCTCACCCGCGAACTGCTGAACGGCACGATCGTCGACAAATGGGACCCCGAAACCGGCGACGAGATCCGGCTGGTGACGGGCTATCGGGAGCCGTACGACGGCGCCGCCAACAACGGGACGAAGGCCAACCCCTGCCTGGCCGCGGACGTGCTGGGCGATTGGCGGGAGGAGCTGATCCTGCGCTCGCGGGACAGCAGCCGGTTGATGATTTTCGTCAGCACGATCCCCACTCCGCATCGCCTGCGGACGTTGATGCACGATCCGCACTATCGGGTGTCGGTGGACTGGCAGAACGTCGGCTACAACCAGTCCGCCCACACGGGCTTCTACCTCGGCCCCGGCATGCCGCTGCCCCAGCCGCCGTTTGCGGTGCGGTACGTCCGCTGA
- a CDS encoding ATP-grasp domain-containing protein produces MQEHGRLVRWMVDPDVLPPDDPLPAAVAAAGGTLTECDSTDPEALNRVAGGGPVVFRGSVEAAAAWTAAGAPAGVWANFPALRFEVYSRPLGPWLLNAEPVRLALAELIDRREAVLDAVGAGGEVFVRPDAASKPFGGTLLRAATWQADVERLAFYDVPPSEPVLACRPRRVEREWRAVIAAGAVVAGCLYRDPAGPRVEPELPAAVRRLANAAAATGYAPDPLWCLDLCESEGSLFVLEVGAFACASLYGCDRGVIVAAAYAAVTA; encoded by the coding sequence ATGCAGGAACACGGTCGCCTGGTGCGGTGGATGGTCGATCCGGACGTGCTCCCGCCCGACGACCCGTTACCCGCCGCCGTCGCGGCCGCGGGCGGCACGCTGACGGAGTGTGACTCGACCGATCCCGAAGCGCTGAACCGCGTTGCCGGGGGCGGACCGGTCGTGTTCCGCGGTTCGGTGGAGGCCGCCGCGGCGTGGACTGCGGCCGGCGCCCCGGCCGGGGTGTGGGCGAACTTTCCAGCACTCCGATTCGAGGTTTACTCCCGACCGCTGGGGCCGTGGCTGCTCAACGCGGAGCCGGTGCGGCTCGCACTCGCGGAGCTGATCGACCGTCGGGAGGCTGTATTGGATGCGGTCGGGGCGGGGGGAGAGGTCTTCGTTCGACCGGACGCCGCGTCGAAACCGTTCGGCGGGACGCTGCTGCGGGCCGCGACCTGGCAGGCCGACGTCGAGCGGCTCGCGTTCTACGACGTGCCGCCCTCCGAGCCGGTGCTGGCGTGTCGGCCGCGGAGGGTGGAGCGAGAGTGGCGGGCGGTGATCGCCGCGGGAGCGGTCGTTGCCGGGTGCCTCTACCGCGACCCGGCCGGACCGCGCGTTGAACCGGAGTTGCCGGCGGCGGTGCGACGGCTGGCGAACGCCGCGGCCGCGACCGGCTACGCGCCGGATCCGCTGTGGTGTCTGGATCTGTGCGAAAGCGAGGGCAGTCTGTTCGTGTTGGAGGTCGGAGCGTTCGCCTGCGCAAGTCTGTACGGGTGCGACCGCGGGGTGATCGTCGCCGCGGCCTATGCCGCCGTCACGGCCTGA
- the hisF gene encoding imidazole glycerol phosphate synthase subunit HisF, giving the protein MPAARIIPCLDVHGGRVVKGVNFVNLRDAGDPVDVARRYEQDGADELVFLDITASHEGRGTILDVVRRTADEVHMPLTVGGGVRTCDDVRALLNAGADKVSVNSAAVRDRDFISEASKRFGAQCIVVNIDPRRVAWRGGRSEEGGGETFDWPNRLRTIERPAPTQPGFRKRWAESCLLPPHSSPLPTCAWDVHINGGRLPTGLDAVAWAIEMADRGAGEIVLTSMDADGTQTGYDLEITEAVSRAVGIPVVASGGAGSPDDLYDALTDGHADAVLAASIFHDGTHPVPDCKRALAKRGVNVRLVEAA; this is encoded by the coding sequence ATGCCCGCCGCCCGCATAATTCCCTGTCTCGACGTCCACGGCGGGCGGGTGGTGAAGGGGGTGAACTTCGTCAACCTGCGCGACGCCGGCGACCCGGTCGACGTCGCCCGCCGCTACGAGCAGGACGGCGCCGACGAACTGGTCTTCCTCGACATCACCGCCAGTCACGAGGGCCGCGGCACAATCCTGGACGTGGTCCGCCGCACCGCCGACGAGGTCCACATGCCGCTGACCGTCGGCGGGGGCGTCCGCACTTGCGACGACGTGCGGGCCCTGCTGAACGCCGGGGCGGACAAGGTGAGCGTCAACAGCGCCGCTGTCCGCGACCGGGATTTCATCAGCGAAGCCTCCAAACGCTTCGGGGCCCAGTGCATCGTGGTGAACATCGACCCGCGCAGGGTTGCTTGGAGAGGGGGGAGGAGTGAGGAGGGAGGGGGGGAAACGTTCGATTGGCCGAACCGCTTGCGGACGATCGAACGCCCCGCTCCGACGCAGCCGGGCTTCCGGAAGCGGTGGGCGGAGAGCTGTCTCCTCCCCCCTCACTCCTCCCCCCTCCCCACCTGCGCCTGGGACGTCCACATCAACGGCGGTCGTCTGCCGACCGGACTGGACGCGGTCGCCTGGGCGATCGAGATGGCCGACCGCGGCGCCGGCGAGATCGTGCTGACCAGCATGGACGCCGACGGCACCCAAACCGGCTACGACCTGGAGATCACCGAGGCGGTCAGCCGGGCGGTGGGCATCCCCGTCGTCGCCAGCGGCGGCGCCGGCTCCCCGGACGACCTGTACGACGCCCTCACCGACGGCCACGCCGACGCCGTCCTCGCCGCCAGCATCTTCCACGACGGCACCCACCCCGTCCCCGACTGCAAACGGGCGCTGGCGAAGCGGGGGGTCAACGTGCGGTTGGTTGAGGCGGCGTGA
- a CDS encoding serine/threonine-protein kinase, whose protein sequence is MPETVENRWIWPFELLERIGQGGMGEVWKARFVKNDRIVAVKLLPSDVTDETVLARFEREVGLLRDMRHPHIVHTFGGMTDGDKGPGKSPNRRFYAMEYLTGGTLQDLLERDGRLGPETVVQYAKQICAALAFAHDRGVIHRDLKPGNFLLAEDGTLKLADFGLAAVREGNKLTAEGRTMGTFRYMAPEQIRGRPPACPQTDLYALGVVLFELLTGVPPFAGETPAETLQMHLKRPAPRVISREPHCPPGLDALVADLMEKRIEDRPATATAVGERLNALDERVALRQRTPTMTMDVPSLRDRERQISDDDLTIPPPPRRVAAPTPWVKWTAAGALALCGLLLPAAARWQTDSAALDRAEARWIERLESGDPLQRVDAAATLGQLGEDGSANYDALLEALESDDLTVRAAAAQALVAFPSQRGELDSILNRVQKEDLEERVRQAAQSTRRTLQQEPEPVGGRGSTLWAWAASLGLLLAAGFVAFKT, encoded by the coding sequence GTGCCCGAGACCGTCGAAAATCGCTGGATCTGGCCGTTCGAGTTGCTCGAACGGATCGGGCAGGGGGGGATGGGCGAGGTCTGGAAGGCCCGCTTCGTCAAAAACGACCGCATCGTGGCGGTCAAACTGCTCCCCTCGGACGTCACCGACGAGACTGTACTCGCCCGGTTCGAGCGGGAAGTCGGCCTGCTGCGGGACATGCGGCACCCGCACATCGTCCACACGTTCGGCGGGATGACCGACGGGGACAAAGGCCCGGGCAAGTCGCCCAACCGACGCTTCTATGCGATGGAGTACCTGACCGGGGGCACCCTGCAGGATCTGCTGGAACGCGACGGCCGGCTCGGGCCGGAGACGGTCGTGCAGTACGCCAAGCAGATCTGCGCCGCGCTGGCGTTCGCCCATGATCGCGGCGTGATTCACCGGGACCTCAAGCCGGGCAACTTCCTGCTGGCCGAGGACGGCACGCTGAAGCTGGCGGACTTCGGCCTCGCCGCGGTGCGGGAGGGAAACAAACTCACCGCGGAGGGCCGCACGATGGGCACCTTCCGCTACATGGCGCCGGAGCAGATTCGCGGCCGTCCCCCGGCCTGTCCGCAGACGGACCTGTACGCCCTGGGCGTGGTGCTATTCGAACTGCTGACCGGCGTGCCGCCCTTCGCCGGGGAAACGCCCGCCGAAACTCTTCAGATGCACCTGAAACGGCCGGCCCCGCGGGTCATCTCCCGGGAGCCGCACTGTCCTCCCGGGCTAGACGCGCTGGTGGCGGACCTGATGGAGAAACGCATCGAGGATCGCCCGGCGACCGCGACGGCGGTGGGCGAACGGCTGAACGCGCTGGACGAACGCGTCGCCCTGCGGCAGCGGACGCCGACGATGACGATGGACGTCCCCTCGCTCCGCGACCGGGAACGCCAGATCTCCGACGACGACCTGACGATTCCGCCCCCGCCCCGCCGGGTCGCGGCGCCGACGCCCTGGGTCAAGTGGACCGCCGCGGGGGCGTTGGCCCTCTGCGGTCTGCTGCTCCCGGCCGCGGCCCGCTGGCAGACCGACAGCGCCGCCCTGGACCGGGCCGAGGCCCGCTGGATCGAACGCCTGGAAAGCGGCGACCCGCTCCAGCGCGTCGACGCCGCCGCCACCCTGGGCCAACTGGGCGAGGACGGCTCCGCGAACTACGACGCGCTTCTTGAGGCGTTGGAGAGCGACGACCTGACGGTTCGGGCCGCCGCGGCGCAGGCCCTCGTCGCCTTTCCCTCCCAGCGGGGCGAGCTGGATTCGATCCTCAACCGGGTGCAGAAGGAGGATCTGGAGGAACGCGTGCGGCAGGCGGCCCAGAGCACGCGGAGGACCCTGCAACAGGAGCCCGAACCGGTCGGCGGCCGCGGCTCCACGCTGTGGGCCTGGGCGGCCTCCCTCGGCCTGCTGCTCGCCGCCGGCTTCGTCGCCTTCAAGACCTGA
- a CDS encoding sensor histidine kinase produces the protein MNWLFGTDGFPPRWRCGTGWEAEPWVGWLHVVGDSLIAAAYTSIPLLLIYLGSKRNDVPFHWLGGLFAAFILACGATHALDAFIFWEPLYRLSGLMKALTAAVSWATVAALLLALPAILHLPGRAKLADSLEAEIAERRRAEAAERTAREAAEAANVAKTQFLAAMSHELRTPLTAVLGYADLLARALENPDRRDMARQIRANGNHLLTLLNDLLDLSKVEAGKLEIDRRPVELVPLLEEVRSLMNVQALDRGLKLEVRYLGPVPRFVMTDAVRLRQCLLNLLSNAIKFTDRGRVRMEVRFLPDAPADLTADARVPAAAGAI, from the coding sequence ATGAACTGGCTCTTCGGAACGGACGGGTTCCCCCCGCGCTGGCGTTGCGGGACCGGATGGGAGGCGGAGCCCTGGGTGGGGTGGCTGCACGTCGTGGGCGACTCGCTGATCGCCGCGGCCTACACCTCCATTCCGCTGTTGCTGATTTATCTGGGCAGCAAGCGGAACGACGTGCCGTTCCACTGGCTCGGCGGGCTGTTCGCGGCGTTCATCCTCGCCTGCGGGGCCACGCACGCGCTGGACGCGTTCATCTTCTGGGAGCCGCTGTACCGGCTGTCCGGACTGATGAAGGCCCTCACGGCGGCGGTCTCCTGGGCGACCGTGGCGGCGTTGCTGCTGGCGCTCCCGGCGATCCTGCACCTGCCGGGCCGGGCGAAGCTGGCGGACTCGCTGGAGGCGGAGATCGCGGAGCGGCGCCGGGCCGAGGCCGCCGAACGCACCGCCCGCGAGGCCGCCGAGGCGGCCAACGTCGCCAAGACGCAGTTTCTCGCCGCCATGAGCCATGAACTCCGCACCCCGCTGACCGCGGTGCTGGGCTACGCGGACCTGCTCGCCCGGGCGCTGGAGAATCCGGACCGCCGCGACATGGCCCGGCAGATTCGCGCCAACGGCAATCATCTGCTCACCCTGCTGAACGATTTGCTGGACCTCTCCAAGGTGGAGGCGGGCAAGCTGGAGATCGACCGGCGCCCCGTCGAACTGGTGCCGCTGCTCGAGGAGGTGCGCTCGCTGATGAACGTGCAGGCGCTCGACCGCGGGTTGAAGCTGGAGGTCCGGTACCTCGGCCCGGTCCCGCGGTTCGTCATGACGGACGCGGTCCGTCTGCGGCAATGCCTGCTGAATCTGCTCTCCAACGCGATCAAGTTCACCGATCGCGGCCGCGTACGGATGGAGGTTCGCTTCCTGCCCGACGCCCCGGCCGACCTGACCGCGGACGCCCGAGTCCCGGCCGCCGCGGGTGCGATTTGA
- a CDS encoding response regulator encodes MSDTGVGMTAEQLAGLFRPFGQVDAEATRRAGGTGLGLAITKRLAEMLGGDVRVESEPGAGSTFTLTVAAGENADGEFVEPVGQETGEFPVGGASNAAADEAADEVAGGATRERVPHALPAGAGPDRAFREASAPLPRAGTPVRVLLAEDTRALRKLTTRLLTAAAHEVTETEDGRAAVEAWTADPEAFDVILLDMQMPRLDGFGAAAELRAAGCTAPIVALTAGAMADDRERCAAVGCDAYLAKPFEAEVLLRTVAELAAGGTARQSAD; translated from the coding sequence GTGTCGGACACCGGCGTGGGCATGACCGCGGAGCAACTCGCCGGGCTGTTCCGGCCGTTCGGGCAGGTGGACGCGGAAGCGACCCGGCGGGCCGGCGGCACCGGGTTGGGGCTGGCGATCACCAAACGGTTGGCGGAGATGCTCGGCGGCGACGTGCGGGTCGAGAGCGAACCGGGGGCCGGGTCGACCTTCACCCTCACCGTCGCCGCCGGGGAGAACGCTGACGGCGAGTTCGTCGAACCGGTCGGCCAGGAGACCGGCGAGTTCCCCGTGGGCGGGGCCTCGAACGCCGCGGCAGACGAAGCGGCGGACGAAGTGGCCGGCGGGGCGACGCGGGAGCGGGTTCCCCACGCACTTCCCGCCGGCGCCGGGCCGGATCGAGCGTTCCGGGAGGCGTCGGCGCCCCTGCCCCGCGCCGGCACGCCGGTGCGGGTGCTGTTGGCGGAGGACACCCGCGCGCTTCGAAAACTCACGACCCGCCTGCTGACCGCCGCCGCCCACGAGGTGACGGAGACCGAGGACGGGCGAGCGGCGGTGGAGGCCTGGACGGCGGATCCGGAGGCGTTCGACGTGATTCTGCTGGACATGCAGATGCCCCGGCTGGACGGCTTCGGAGCCGCCGCCGAGCTGCGGGCCGCGGGCTGCACCGCGCCGATCGTCGCCCTGACCGCCGGGGCGATGGCCGACGACCGCGAACGCTGCGCCGCGGTCGGCTGCGACGCCTACCTCGCCAAGCCGTTCGAGGCGGAGGTCCTGCTCCGCACCGTCGCCGAGTTGGCGGCAGGCGGGACCGCCCGCCAGTCGGCGGACTGA
- a CDS encoding FAD-dependent oxidoreductase, whose protein sequence is MHRRELFGAAAALALPGGLGWAAEGEPAAAGTLHEPARSVPIAGYSDVLVCGGGPAGVAAAISAARAGARVRLLELHGCLGGVWTSGMLSYVIDAGKPGFNNELLARLERLDAQRANARQSSLRNYLYDVEAMKFTLEDLCAALGIEVQLHTRVAGVAKEGRQVVGAFTESKSGRQAWTADAFIDATGDGDFAALAGCRWELGEARSSEALGEGCPCQPMSLMGVLSGEPETLASFNTSLGSDRKEALLAELKRAGITPSYTKPTLWHLGGPVAAVMLNHEYGVDPTDAAAVTAATFNARRELFQLANALRSLGGGWAETRLVTTAEQIGVRDGRRIRGRYEVDVKDVKSGVRHDDAVCRSGFCVDVHATTKEQGDKSAYGSAGVKAKPFDIPLRALVAADVDGLLTAGRCLSGDFFAHASYRVTGNAVATGEAAGVAAAVASKRSVMPHDVRWEDVAAPLAAVRDEAEALAAG, encoded by the coding sequence ATGCATCGCCGCGAACTGTTCGGAGCCGCCGCCGCTCTCGCTCTGCCGGGGGGGCTGGGCTGGGCCGCCGAAGGAGAACCGGCGGCGGCGGGGACGCTGCACGAACCGGCCCGCAGCGTGCCGATCGCGGGGTATTCGGACGTGCTGGTCTGCGGCGGGGGGCCGGCAGGGGTGGCGGCGGCGATCTCTGCGGCCCGAGCCGGGGCCCGCGTGCGGTTGCTGGAACTGCACGGCTGCCTGGGCGGCGTCTGGACCAGCGGGATGCTGTCGTACGTCATCGACGCCGGCAAACCGGGCTTCAACAACGAACTGCTCGCCCGGCTGGAGCGGCTCGACGCCCAGCGGGCCAACGCCCGGCAGTCATCCCTCCGCAACTACCTCTACGACGTGGAGGCGATGAAGTTCACGCTGGAGGACCTCTGTGCCGCCCTCGGCATCGAGGTCCAACTGCACACCCGGGTCGCCGGCGTGGCGAAGGAGGGCCGCCAGGTCGTTGGGGCCTTCACGGAGTCCAAGAGCGGCCGGCAGGCCTGGACGGCGGACGCCTTCATCGACGCCACCGGCGACGGCGACTTCGCCGCGCTCGCCGGCTGCCGCTGGGAACTGGGCGAGGCCCGGTCCTCGGAGGCGCTGGGCGAGGGCTGTCCCTGTCAGCCGATGTCGCTGATGGGCGTCCTCAGCGGGGAGCCGGAGACGCTGGCCTCCTTCAACACCTCCCTCGGCTCCGACCGCAAGGAGGCACTGCTGGCTGAACTGAAGCGGGCCGGAATCACGCCGAGCTACACCAAGCCGACGCTGTGGCACCTCGGCGGGCCGGTCGCCGCGGTGATGCTAAACCACGAATACGGCGTGGACCCCACCGACGCCGCGGCCGTTACCGCCGCCACGTTCAACGCCCGGCGGGAGCTGTTCCAACTGGCGAACGCCCTGCGGTCGCTGGGCGGCGGCTGGGCGGAGACGCGGCTGGTGACCACCGCGGAGCAGATCGGCGTCCGCGACGGCCGCCGCATCCGCGGGCGTTACGAGGTCGACGTGAAGGACGTGAAATCGGGCGTGCGGCACGACGACGCCGTCTGCCGCTCCGGCTTCTGCGTGGACGTGCACGCCACGACGAAGGAGCAGGGGGACAAATCCGCCTACGGCTCGGCTGGCGTGAAGGCGAAGCCGTTCGACATCCCTCTGCGGGCGCTGGTGGCGGCGGACGTGGACGGCCTGCTGACCGCCGGCCGCTGCCTGAGCGGCGACTTCTTCGCCCACGCCAGCTACCGGGTGACCGGCAACGCCGTGGCGACCGGCGAGGCCGCGGGCGTCGCCGCGGCGGTCGCCTCGAAGCGGAGCGTGATGCCGCATGATGTGCGGTGGGAGGACGTCGCCGCCCCGCTGGCCGCCGTGCGGGACGAAGCCGAAGCGTTGGCCGCCGGCTGA